The sequence below is a genomic window from Microbulbifer hydrolyticus.
AAAATAACGAATCTATCGCCAATAGAGCGAAACTTTTTCGTTCAAATAGCATATACAAACAAAAAGATAAGAACTTAGTACGCTTTTCGCTCTCACGATCATTTGATCCCACTGTTCAGATCACCGTATCCATTGATGATGGAAATATGCAGATAGAGTCTTTATCAATAGGTATGTCTCAAGCGAACGAGATAGGTAAGTCAAAAATCGTAAATGTGGACAGGGAATATTTAAGTCAGATACGAACTCTAATTAAAACTGAGTATCTAACCTCTGAGAAGGAAGAATCGGACGCGGGGCTAGACGGAGCCATTTGGGAAATCGAAGTTACTTGGGAAGGCGAGTACTATTTCCATAGTGTATGGAGCCCTAGCTCTGGACCTGAGTACAAACTTGGCTACGCCTTGTTTAGCCGTGCATCAAGATACGTGTCTCTTGGAGAGCTGTACTAAAACCTAACAATCGGCTGTTATCGCACCTGCGGGCCCGGGGCGGCCTTACCGCCGCTACGCGGCTGCAAGTCCGCCCCAAATCCGGGCGTTACAATTTATAATAAGGAAAATCGTGAAATATTTAGCTCTGATAATTTTAATGATTGTGCCGATATTTTCGGTAGCAAACCCAGTCCCAGAATTTCCATTCGTTATTGTTACTGAAAGTATTGATAAGCGTGTAAAGCCGGATTTAGTCAAAATTCGATTTAATCTGGTTTCTTTTGATAAATCTTCGGAGAAATCTTTGGCTAATGTGAAAGGGGCCGGCTCTCAGCTTTTAAGTGTTATGAAAAAGTTTCAATTGCCGGTTTCAGCGCTAGAGTCCACCCAGATCGACAAAAAAACCAAAAGAGCTCGAAGAGATGGTGCATATAACCTTGAAATCTTAGGATATGAAACCAGTCAGAATTTCAAGCTAACTCTTAGCCAGCTAGAAAAATATCCAGAACTTATGGCTGACTTGGTTGCGATGGATGGCCTGGAAGGGGTAGAAGCATTTTTTGAAACAACTAAGGAAGAGCAGTATCAAAGTGAACTTATTAATGAGCTGAGCCAAAAGGCGCGGACCAAAGCCGAGTCTCTTGCCTCAGCTCAGTCGAGAAAAATCAAAAATGTGTTCGGCATTACCACAGAAGGTAGTTTTGGACAGGCTTACGCGATATTCGCATTAGAATTTGAACCATCGACTCACGCTCTTGCAATGGATGTCAGCTCCTATGATATGGATCTCACTATGATGGTTCCGGAGTTCATTGAAGTAAGGCAGAGAATCACTGCAATTTATGAGCTTCGCTGATGACCACAAAATTGTAACAAGGCCGGGCAATTCACTACGGGCTCCGCGGCCCTCCGCGGGACGGCATATCTTGTGCGCGTGTGCGCAGGTCGCTGTGCTCCCAGTTTCGCGCAAAAGGCGCACAAGGTAAGCCGCCCCTGCTCTGGGCGTTATTTTGCTCTCTAAATTAGGATTTTTATTTTGCTAAGAATATTACCCAGCTTTTTTCTATTAATATTTTCCTGCTTGGCAGTTAGTGAAGAGTTACCTGCGCCTCAGGAATTTATACTAACTTCCACCGACTCAGACAAATTCGCAGTTTACGTCTTTGAGCCCAGTGAAAGCAATCGATCTGGCAGCGCCATCATAACTGTGCATGGTGGTGGTTGGAGGTGGGGGAAAGCTGAATGGACTTTTAGAGCTGCTAGAATGTTTGCAAATTCTGGTATGTTGGCAGTAGCTGTAGACTATCGGCTTTCGAATGACAAAATTACGCCAGTGGATGCATTTCTTGATGTTTGTAAAACTTTAAATTGGGTTCGAGATCGAGCGAAGAAATATTCAATAGATTCTAATAAGGTGGCGGCTTACGGTGTATCTGCAGGCGGCCATTTAAGTTCGTTGGCTGCGACTAAAGGGTGCAATAATAATTTAGGTTCAAAAGAAAATGGCGGACCCGACCTTCTACTATTATGGTCACCAGCCTTGGATATGGAAAAGGACGGTTGGTTTAAAAAGCTATTGCTCGATAAGAGCACCGCAATTGATAACTCTCCAGTTGCTAATGTGAACAAAAATATGCCCCCTGTATCAATTGTACAAGGCGAGCTTGATACGCTGACTCCTACTTCTGGCGCTATCAAGTTTTGTGAAAAAGTTAAGTCTGAAAATGGTATTTGCGAATTGAATGTTTATCCTGGAGTTGGCCACTTGCTCACCAGAAACTTGGAAAACCAAGAGAGCAATTTTGATCCTGAACCAAAATTTGTAAAGGATGGCAATGAAAAGCTATTGAGTTTTCTAATCAAAAGTGGATTTGCCAATACGCTAGATAAAAAAGCAATCCAGCGACAAGCCGCTGATTAAGGCGTTATGGGGCATGAAAAATTTACCGACAATCAGAGAAGCGAGATCTAACGAAGCTGAAATGCTAACTGCCTTAGCCATTCGTTCAAAAGCCTATTGGGGATATTCGCAATCATTTATGGAGGCTTGTCGTAATGAGCTAACCGTCACAGGGAATTCTTTGAGATCGGCGGAGCTTCATTACTACGTTGCCGAAAGCGAATCTGGACTACTGGGATATTACGCAATTGAAAGGCTCTCTGATCGAGAATTCGAATTGGAAGCCTTGTTTGTCGAACCAGAATTTATTGGAAACGGAGTGGGTAGAGCGTTAATCGGCCACGCAAAGAATCTGGTGAAAAAACTAGGTGGTATAGCATTAATCATTCAAGGCGATCCCAACGCTGAAAAGTTTTATCGCGCAGCAGGTGGCGTGCTAAATGGTATGAGAGAATCAGCTAGTATTTCTGGTCGTCGATTGCCTTTGTTCACAATAGATTTGGCGAGCGACGATGTCGCATAACAAGCGCAAACAGAATGCTCTGGCCCTTCGGGGCCCCCAATGCTATGCACATTTTGCGCGAGTCGTAGCGCTTCCATTTTCCCACAAAATGTGCTTAACATTGGGCATCCCTGCTGGCGGCGTTATGTATAAGTGAGTCGTATAGTGAATCTAGGTGCCATAGGTGCAAAAGCAGCTTCCTTGAGGAGCCATAAATTAACTGATCCTTGTCGGCGTTGTGGTCTCCATTACGTGATTGAAGATAATGAAAGTTGTCCCCACTGCGGATCGCTAACAGATTCTGAATTGCTTCAGCTTTTAGAAGAGATTGAAAAGCAGCAATCTGGTAATCGACGCATAGGTATTATATTCGGGTTTGCCGCAGCGATTGTTTTAGCAATTTTGTTGGCATCGGCCCTGTAGTGCCAACATAGCAATGCGCTGTAGGCCGATGCCTAACTTTGTACATTTTATGTGCGGCTGCTTTGCGTCCATTCTCGTGCATAGAGCGCAAGGTTAGTCACGGCTGAGCGCGGCGTTAGGTGGGCAATGAACTAAGAGAAATGGCCCTTATACATAGAGATTTCAACGATGGATATGAGTATCTCAGTCCGGGAGAAAAATTGGTTATACGTAGTTTTTCCAAGGGTCTAGCTTGAGAGCGCAGCGTCACCTAACAAGCGGTTTTAGTGGCTGCGAAATACACGGCTGGGGCAGGTTCCGCAACACTCCAGCCGCACCTAAACCGAGCGTTAAGCGATAAGGAATAGATCCTTGAAAAAAATACTACAAAGAAAAACCGCCTTTGTTTGTCTCGTCGCTGCCACTTGCTTGATTTTGCTAGTTCCTTTGGCCGCCATGCAGTTCAGCAGTGAAGTTCGATGGACATTCTTTGACTTCATGGTTATGGGAGCTTTGTTACTATCAGCAGGCAGCCTGCTGATACTCCTATCTCGGAAAATTTCCTCAAGGCATTTTCCATTTTTAGCGACAGTCGTTTTGATAGGTTTTCTCTATGTTTGGGCCGAGCTTTCCGTTGGTATATTTTTTTCTTTCGGTAATTGAGATCCAATAGCGCTTAACAAGGCCGGGCAGTTGGCTCCAGGCCTTCGCCTCTCCACCGGGCGGTTTACCAGGTGCGCATTTTGCGTGGGTCGCTGCGGCCCATTTTCGTGTAAAGCGCACATAGAGCGGGCCGTCACTGAGTGCGGGGTTATCCATTTAATAGGATAGGTGTTAGTGATCAAGAGAAACCAAGTATTAATTTTTACAATAGTAGTTTTATTTTTCAGTAGCTTAATCGCTTTGGCAGCAAAGAAGGCCGGGAATACAAACTTAAGCATTTTGTTAGTGTTCACGCCCAGCTTGGTCGCCCTGCTAATGGTTTTGCTGGTAGATGGTGGGAAAGGCGCCAAAGCCTTGTTTGTTGACCAGTTGATCAAGCCATTTGGTTTGGGTTGGTTTCTGACCGCACTGCTGGTGTTCCCGTTGGTGGGTGTTGCAGCCGTGACGCTGCACAGTATGTTTGGTGGGCCATCCTTGGGGCTGCGGACAACTCAGTTGTTACCGCAGTTGATCGTTATTTTAGTAATTTCGCTAGGCGAGGAGTTTGGCTGGCGTGGCTATTTATTACCAAAGTTACAGGAGAAATACTCGGCATTGACGGCCAGCCTGATTTTGGGTGCGGTGTGGGGTTTTTGGCATTTCCCGGCTTCATTAATAGGTACTGGTGTTCCGCAGGAGATGCCATTTTTTGTGTTCCTGGTCTGGGTGTTGTTGGCAACGTTGTTGATGACGTGGGTATATAACAATACGGGCAGCGTGCTTTTGGCGATTCTCATGCACTCGATGGCAAACGCGACATTTAACTACTTGCCACTTTTGCCCGAATTTGTTGGTCAATTAAATACGTTTTTTGTATTCCTGGCGGCGGTCGGGTTGTTGACCTCGGTGGTGATATGGCGCTACGGACCGCGCTGTTTAGTCCGCGCCCCAAATCGGGCGGTGACAATTACTCAGACCGGATTCGGCGCGTGAATGCGCCGCCGTCAAGCTAACGGTTAGCCTTATTTGCATACGGAAGACACATGGAAAATTTAAGTTGCCGGATCAACGTGGCATCAAAGCAATAAAAAAATTATCAGGAATTTACAGGTGTGGTAGGGACAGTGGGTTTCGATCCCATAAGCCTGGAGGGGTGTACAGGTTTGCCGGGACAAAAAGTTAAAAAAGGGAGCGAGAACTATGAACAGGTTGACCATTATGCTACTGGGCGGAGCCCTACTAGGGGGCTGTGGCGCGGATCAGCAGGGAGCTGTGGACTTGGCGGGGTATGAGCCATACCGGCAGCAGGCACTTGAAATTGCCCAAACCACGATTATTGCTGATACCCATATTGATGTGCCCTACCGGCTGGTCGAAGACTACGAGGATGTCAGCAAGGCAACCGAGCGGGGCGATTTTGATTATCCGCGGGCCGTGGCCGGTGGGCTGAATGCTCCGTTTATGTCGATCTATACCCCGGCAGAGCTCGAGCAGGAAGGTGGAGCAAAGGCCAAGGCCGAGGAGTTGATCGGGCTTGTGGAGCAAATGGTAGCCGGGGCGCCAGACAAGTTCGCCATTGCCACCTCCTGGGCCGATATTGAGGCACACTTTGAACAGGGTCTCATTTCACTGCCCCTGGGGATGGAAAACGGCTCGCCCCTGGAGGGTGAGCTGGCCAACGTGGAGTATTTCTACAAGCGCGGGGTGCGCTATATCACACTGGCGCATTCGCTTAGTAATCATCTCTCAGATTCCAGCTATGACGAGGCACGGCCGGCCGGTGGGCTTACTGAATTCGGTCGCGAGGTGGTGACCGAGATGAACCGCTTGGGCATGATGGTGGATGTTTCCCACCTGTCCGACGAGGCGTTCTACGATGTGCTGGAAGTGACCAGCAAGCCGGTTATTGCCAGCCATTCCTCCGCCCGTCACTTTATCCCGGGCTTCGAGCGCAACATGAGTGATGAGATGATCGTGGCGCTGGCGGAGCAGGGTGGTGTGGTGTTCGTGAATTTCGGCAGTACCTTTATCAGTCGAGATTCTTATCACAGCCGCGGGGTGCTGCGCGAGGAGCGCCTGCGCTTTATGCAGGAAAAGGGTATAGAGGACCGGGACGACCCCCGCGTAAGGGATCATATGGAGGCCTTTGGGGCCGGGCAGCCACCTTTCCCTTTTGCCAGTCTGCAGCAGGTGCTCGACCATATTGACCATATTCGCGATATCGCCGGTATTGACGCCATTGGCATAGGGTCCGATTACGATGGCGTGGGCGATACCCTGCCGGTTGGCCTGAAGGATGTTGCCAGCTACCCGAACCTGATCGCTGGTCTGTTGGCCCGCGACTACAGCGAGGCGGAGATTCGCAAAATCCTGTCCGGCAACTTGAAAAGAGTATGGCAGGTGGTAGAAGCTTGATCGTACACCAGTAAATCAATGTGGGAGCGGCCATAAGCAACTCCCATGGTGACATGAGCAGCAATCAACGCAATCCAGCTCGGTAATTAGGCGGTGTGTGTAAAAGTCGGTTAGGTTTTATCTTGGTTTTGTGGTTTGTACCGACGCTCTAGTGTAATCAGAAATATATTTAATCGAGATCAATCCAATGAAGTGGTCAATTCCCTTGCCCGTAGTTCGCTCCGCTATAACTGAGATACTGTCGATTGTTATCGGTGTTTTACTTGCATTGGCAGTCAATGAATGGAATCAAAATAGGATTGAGAAAATTAGGGCTGCTGAGGCAATTGAGAATGTCGTTCAAGAGATCCGATCGAATATAAAATTCATGAATGTTGTGCATTCCAATAACCGGGCAGTCGTCGAGTTATTGAAGAATGAGAGTGTCCATCAAGATGATGCAGACGAAAAGCAATTTGTGCCAGGGCTGCAAATCCAAGATGCGGCATGGAAAATGCTGAACTCCACTGGGGTTTCTGAATTCATTGACTATGAAACCCTCTACGATATATCTGCGATTTATTCTCTGCAGGATATTTACAAGTCTCTGGGGTATCAGCTGGTAGAGACCACAATGAGTAATCGTGCGTTAGTGGCTGCGCTTTCGCCAGATGCGTCAAAAACACTCGGTGGTGATTTGTTCATGGAGGATATGCTTCTTATTGATAGCGTGGAAGAGGCCCTGCTAAGTAGTTATGCTAAAACGTTAGAAAAATTGGAGCGTCGGTAGCCCTCTGTTTAATCACCTTTCACGGTCGCTATGAGCCTGTGCATTCGTTTGTAGTGGCTGCCTTTCCAGTAAACTCTCCCGCAGCCCTCACAGCGGCAATATTCGGTGAACTTGCGCCGGCTTGTGGGGGGGATTTGCGACCAGACTTCCTCCCGGGTGACCTTCGTCAATGTGCCATTGCACACCGTGCAGCGGGAAAAGGGTGCGAAGCTATTCTGTAATTGCAGTCTATGTACGACCTCGGCGAGCTGCTTGAGTGGACGGATGGCGCGAACGTAGTAGGCATGGGTCAGGGCCTTGCGCTTTAGCAGGTCCAGGTCGCGAGTGAGTAGAATCCGTTCTTGTTGCACCGAAATCTCGACCAGCCTCTGGTCTGCGCAATGGCCGGAGAACACACAGTCGAAGCCCAGCATCCGCAGGTAGCGGGCCAGGCGCCCCAGGTGACAGTCGAGCACAAAGCGTGATTCGCGCAGAGGCCGAGGGCGCAGGCGGGTGATGCTGGAAATGTCCAGTGCCTCAAACAGCGGGTACACGCTGATGCGGTCACCGTCTTCAGGGTGATAATCGAAAGCCGCTGACTGCCCGTTCACTAAAATCAGGTCGACTTCCGTATGTGGCACGCCCACGGCTTCGATGATGTTCTTGACTGCACCCAATACGACAAAGTCCCGCGTGAAATCGCGCTGTTGTAGCGGTTTGGGCAGGAAGTCGTTGAGTTCCCGGTAGAAACGTAGGGTCAGTCTGGGCATTGCGCACCCGTGTGCGATGGTGGCCTGTTTGTGTGGGTGATTCCGATCCCGTTGAATCACCGTTATAGTAGACGGGTAAACACAAACTCAGTGCAAAACAATGATAAAAAAGCTGTTGTGGTCCCTGTTTCTGTTCGGCGCGGTGTTGGTGGTTCTGCTACAGATTCCGCCCTCCCAGCCTACTGCCTCTCAGCCGGCTTCGGTGCTGGAACTTCTCAATGAGCCAGTGCCCGGCCACGCGAACCTGATTTCCATCCAGCCGTTTATGACGGTGTACGATTATTCCGACGCAGACCTTTTCGCGCGCAAGCTGCGAGGCTATTTACTGCAGGCGCAGCAGGCCGACTGGCTGACTGAGAATAGCCTGGTGGTTTTGCCCGAACATATCGGTACCTGGCTCGTGGCTGAGGGTGAAGGCTTCCCGGTTTTTGCATCCGAACGCGCCGATGTTGCCCTGCTGTGGGCGGCGCTGGGTAACCTGCCGGGGTTTGTAAAGAGCCTCTGGGGTGAAAGTGCCCGCGATCCTTTTGCTGCGGCCCTGTTCAAGAGCAAGTCTGTTGCCATGGCGGCACAGTACCAACAGGTTTTTACCCGTCTGGCGCAGGATTTCGGCGTGACACTGGTAGCTGGGTCCATCGTGCTGCCGGATCCGCGGATTCAGGACGGACAGATTTTACCGGGGAAGGGGCCTCTGTATAACAGCAGCTTTCTCTTTTATCCCGATGGTGCCGTTGCCGGTCCGGTACGCAAGGTTTACCCGATCGACAGCGAGCTGCCGTTTACCCAGGCGGCATCACAGGAACTTCCGGTTTTTGATACGCGCCTGGGGCGGCTTGCGATATTGATCTGCGCGGATAGCTGGTACCCGGATACCTGGCAGCAGGTTGCCACTGCGGATCTGGTAGCCGTTCCTTCATTTGCCTCCCCGGATGGTATCTGGGAAATGCCCTGGGGTGGCTATAACGGCGCTGCGGCGCCGGCCGATGTTGACCCGGCGGATGTCGGCAAATTGCGTGAAGGGGCAGCCTGGCGCAAGTACGCACTGGCGGGCCGTGGCGGCAGCCTGCGCGCAGGAATCAATACCTTTATGCGTGGTGACCTCTGGGATCTCGGCGATGATGGTCGCACCACGGCGGTACTACAGGGCGCAGTCATCCAGGGCCAGCGTCGCGACGGAGCGGTCATTTCCAGCCTCTGGTTACCGTAGATGTTGGTAAAAGCAGGATACAAACACAAT
It includes:
- a CDS encoding SIMPL domain-containing protein, coding for MKYLALIILMIVPIFSVANPVPEFPFVIVTESIDKRVKPDLVKIRFNLVSFDKSSEKSLANVKGAGSQLLSVMKKFQLPVSALESTQIDKKTKRARRDGAYNLEILGYETSQNFKLTLSQLEKYPELMADLVAMDGLEGVEAFFETTKEEQYQSELINELSQKARTKAESLASAQSRKIKNVFGITTEGSFGQAYAIFALEFEPSTHALAMDVSSYDMDLTMMVPEFIEVRQRITAIYELR
- a CDS encoding alpha/beta hydrolase, whose protein sequence is MLRILPSFFLLIFSCLAVSEELPAPQEFILTSTDSDKFAVYVFEPSESNRSGSAIITVHGGGWRWGKAEWTFRAARMFANSGMLAVAVDYRLSNDKITPVDAFLDVCKTLNWVRDRAKKYSIDSNKVAAYGVSAGGHLSSLAATKGCNNNLGSKENGGPDLLLLWSPALDMEKDGWFKKLLLDKSTAIDNSPVANVNKNMPPVSIVQGELDTLTPTSGAIKFCEKVKSENGICELNVYPGVGHLLTRNLENQESNFDPEPKFVKDGNEKLLSFLIKSGFANTLDKKAIQRQAAD
- a CDS encoding GNAT family N-acetyltransferase; the protein is MKNLPTIREARSNEAEMLTALAIRSKAYWGYSQSFMEACRNELTVTGNSLRSAELHYYVAESESGLLGYYAIERLSDREFELEALFVEPEFIGNGVGRALIGHAKNLVKKLGGIALIIQGDPNAEKFYRAAGGVLNGMRESASISGRRLPLFTIDLASDDVA
- a CDS encoding CPBP family intramembrane glutamic endopeptidase, which produces MIKRNQVLIFTIVVLFFSSLIALAAKKAGNTNLSILLVFTPSLVALLMVLLVDGGKGAKALFVDQLIKPFGLGWFLTALLVFPLVGVAAVTLHSMFGGPSLGLRTTQLLPQLIVILVISLGEEFGWRGYLLPKLQEKYSALTASLILGAVWGFWHFPASLIGTGVPQEMPFFVFLVWVLLATLLMTWVYNNTGSVLLAILMHSMANATFNYLPLLPEFVGQLNTFFVFLAAVGLLTSVVIWRYGPRCLVRAPNRAVTITQTGFGA
- a CDS encoding dipeptidase; this translates as MNRLTIMLLGGALLGGCGADQQGAVDLAGYEPYRQQALEIAQTTIIADTHIDVPYRLVEDYEDVSKATERGDFDYPRAVAGGLNAPFMSIYTPAELEQEGGAKAKAEELIGLVEQMVAGAPDKFAIATSWADIEAHFEQGLISLPLGMENGSPLEGELANVEYFYKRGVRYITLAHSLSNHLSDSSYDEARPAGGLTEFGREVVTEMNRLGMMVDVSHLSDEAFYDVLEVTSKPVIASHSSARHFIPGFERNMSDEMIVALAEQGGVVFVNFGSTFISRDSYHSRGVLREERLRFMQEKGIEDRDDPRVRDHMEAFGAGQPPFPFASLQQVLDHIDHIRDIAGIDAIGIGSDYDGVGDTLPVGLKDVASYPNLIAGLLARDYSEAEIRKILSGNLKRVWQVVEA
- a CDS encoding Mut7-C RNAse domain-containing protein is translated as MPRLTLRFYRELNDFLPKPLQQRDFTRDFVVLGAVKNIIEAVGVPHTEVDLILVNGQSAAFDYHPEDGDRISVYPLFEALDISSITRLRPRPLRESRFVLDCHLGRLARYLRMLGFDCVFSGHCADQRLVEISVQQERILLTRDLDLLKRKALTHAYYVRAIRPLKQLAEVVHRLQLQNSFAPFSRCTVCNGTLTKVTREEVWSQIPPTSRRKFTEYCRCEGCGRVYWKGSHYKRMHRLIATVKGD
- a CDS encoding carbon-nitrogen hydrolase family protein, translated to MIKKLLWSLFLFGAVLVVLLQIPPSQPTASQPASVLELLNEPVPGHANLISIQPFMTVYDYSDADLFARKLRGYLLQAQQADWLTENSLVVLPEHIGTWLVAEGEGFPVFASERADVALLWAALGNLPGFVKSLWGESARDPFAAALFKSKSVAMAAQYQQVFTRLAQDFGVTLVAGSIVLPDPRIQDGQILPGKGPLYNSSFLFYPDGAVAGPVRKVYPIDSELPFTQAASQELPVFDTRLGRLAILICADSWYPDTWQQVATADLVAVPSFASPDGIWEMPWGGYNGAAAPADVDPADVGKLREGAAWRKYALAGRGGSLRAGINTFMRGDLWDLGDDGRTTAVLQGAVIQGQRRDGAVISSLWLP